The following are from one region of the Mycetohabitans rhizoxinica HKI 454 genome:
- the dsbD gene encoding protein-disulfide reductase DsbD, with protein sequence MFSSSFKRSAAASWLTWIALIIAVLWIALAFRAAWASDAFLDPQDAFQFSSVEKPGTVELHFSIADGYYLYRERFAFAVKSGDATLGAPQLPPGKIKFDPTFNQDVETYRGKLVVTVPISRAGGAFDLVVTSQGCADQGICYPPAEHVVHLSGPAVKAGVAGATATGDGSARAGPLIERFFSADDAQAVLQQDGLFAVLAFFFAGGIVLSLFPCSLPMIPILSSIIVGQGAHVTRARGFTLSVTYVLGMALVYALLGVAAAAIGQSLGAWLQNRWVLGVFAILIAGMGCLLLAGRDIQLPQGLQDRANALSQRQAGGRFAAVFIMGALSAVVVGACMTAPLAAILLFIAHTGNVGVGAASLFAMGLGNGVPLLVVGIGAGTLLPRAGRWMDAVKRIFGMMLLAVALWLVTPVLPGTISMSLAALWLMFTAALLRLFDRSTGTVSIGARLGKGLAAALVVWAVALLVGVAAGSSDPLRPLAVFAGARTGSGTAATIAVTLPTFTPVTSTAQLDQALGAARRPAMLDFYANWCTSCKEMEQFTFSDERVRTKLASMRLLRADVTANSADDQALLRRFRLFGPPGIIFFDAQGRELARVVGYQSPELFLKSLDRLIGAPSPIAG encoded by the coding sequence ATGTTTAGTTCGTCTTTCAAACGTTCGGCTGCTGCGTCATGGTTGACCTGGATCGCGCTGATTATCGCGGTGCTGTGGATAGCACTGGCGTTTCGCGCCGCGTGGGCGAGCGACGCGTTTCTCGATCCACAAGACGCGTTTCAGTTTAGCTCGGTCGAAAAGCCGGGGACGGTCGAGTTGCATTTCAGCATTGCCGACGGCTACTACCTGTACCGTGAACGCTTTGCGTTTGCCGTCAAGTCGGGCGATGCTACGCTGGGGGCGCCACAGCTGCCGCCTGGCAAGATCAAGTTCGACCCAACCTTCAATCAGGACGTCGAGACGTACCGCGGCAAGCTTGTCGTCACGGTGCCCATTAGCCGCGCGGGTGGCGCATTCGATCTTGTTGTGACGTCGCAGGGCTGCGCGGACCAGGGGATCTGTTACCCGCCGGCCGAGCACGTCGTGCATCTGAGCGGCCCGGCAGTAAAGGCTGGCGTGGCAGGTGCGACGGCGACCGGTGACGGCAGCGCACGAGCGGGTCCGTTAATCGAGCGCTTCTTCAGCGCCGACGATGCGCAGGCAGTGTTGCAACAGGACGGATTATTTGCCGTGCTGGCGTTCTTCTTTGCCGGTGGCATCGTGTTGAGCTTGTTTCCCTGCTCGCTGCCGATGATTCCGATTCTGTCATCGATCATTGTTGGCCAAGGGGCGCACGTGACGCGCGCGCGCGGCTTCACGCTGTCCGTGACCTATGTGCTTGGTATGGCGCTGGTGTACGCGTTGCTCGGCGTAGCGGCTGCGGCGATCGGCCAAAGTCTCGGGGCGTGGTTGCAGAACCGGTGGGTGCTCGGTGTCTTTGCGATACTGATCGCGGGGATGGGGTGCCTGTTGTTGGCGGGTCGGGATATTCAGTTGCCACAGGGGCTGCAGGACCGCGCCAATGCGCTGTCGCAGCGCCAGGCGGGGGGGCGGTTTGCAGCCGTCTTTATCATGGGGGCGTTGTCAGCTGTCGTCGTCGGCGCATGTATGACCGCGCCGCTGGCTGCAATCTTGCTATTCATCGCGCATACCGGCAACGTCGGCGTAGGGGCCGCATCGCTGTTCGCGATGGGCCTCGGCAATGGCGTGCCGCTACTGGTCGTTGGGATCGGGGCCGGCACGCTGCTACCGCGCGCGGGTCGCTGGATGGACGCCGTCAAGCGTATTTTCGGCATGATGCTGCTGGCCGTCGCGCTGTGGCTCGTGACACCGGTGTTGCCCGGCACGATCTCGATGTCGCTGGCGGCGCTGTGGTTGATGTTCACGGCAGCGCTACTGCGGCTTTTTGATCGCTCGACCGGCACGGTATCGATTGGGGCGCGATTGGGCAAGGGCCTGGCCGCGGCGCTTGTCGTGTGGGCTGTCGCGCTGTTGGTTGGGGTGGCCGCTGGTTCGTCGGATCCGCTCAGACCGCTCGCTGTCTTTGCCGGCGCGCGAACCGGGTCCGGGACGGCAGCAACGATCGCCGTCACTCTACCTACCTTTACCCCGGTCACGTCGACGGCACAGTTGGATCAGGCACTGGGCGCGGCGCGGCGGCCGGCGATGTTGGATTTCTACGCGAACTGGTGCACCAGTTGCAAGGAAATGGAGCAGTTCACGTTCAGTGACGAGCGTGTGCGGACGAAATTGGCGTCGATGCGCCTGCTGCGTGCCGATGTGACGGCGAACAGCGCCGACGACCAGGCGTTGCTGCGGCGTTTTCGGTTGTTTGGGCCGCCCGGAATCATTTTCTTCGACGCCCAAGGCCGAGAACTGGCTCGAGTCGTTGGCTATCAGTCGCCGGAGCTTTTCCTGAAAAGCCTAGATCGCCTGATCGGTGCCCCGTCCCCTATCGCCGGCTAA
- the hemB gene encoding porphobilinogen synthase, producing MSFFPQYRPRRMRRDDFSRRLMRENHLTTDDLIYPVFVVEGTQVRQPVASLPGVERTSIDLLMGVAEQCVKAGIAVLSLFPAIEPSLKTPDGREASNPDGLIPRAVRELKRRFPELGVLTDVALDPYTSHGQDGVLDEHGYVINDVTSALLVEQARTQAQAGVDIVAPSDMMDGRIGSIRAMLENEGHIHTRIMAYAAKYASAFYGPFRDAVGSAANLGKGNKMTYQMDPANGDEALREVQLDIEEGADMVMVKPGMPYLDIVYRVKEAFHFPTYAYQVSGEYAMLKAAAQNGWLDHDKVVMESLLAFKRAGADGVLTYFALDAARILREQRC from the coding sequence ATGAGCTTCTTTCCCCAATACCGTCCACGTCGCATGCGTCGCGATGATTTCTCGCGCCGCCTAATGCGTGAGAACCACCTGACGACGGATGATCTGATCTACCCAGTATTCGTCGTCGAAGGCACGCAGGTTCGCCAACCAGTGGCCTCATTGCCGGGCGTCGAACGTACGTCAATCGATCTGTTAATGGGTGTGGCTGAACAATGTGTCAAGGCCGGCATTGCGGTGCTGTCGTTGTTTCCGGCGATCGAACCCTCGCTGAAGACGCCAGACGGACGGGAGGCGAGCAATCCCGACGGGCTGATCCCGCGAGCGGTACGCGAGCTTAAGCGCCGCTTTCCCGAGCTTGGCGTGCTGACCGACGTCGCGCTGGATCCGTACACGAGCCACGGACAAGACGGCGTGCTGGATGAGCATGGCTACGTGATCAACGACGTGACGTCAGCACTGCTTGTCGAGCAGGCACGCACGCAAGCACAGGCCGGCGTCGATATCGTGGCGCCATCGGACATGATGGACGGCCGGATCGGCTCGATCCGCGCAATGCTCGAGAACGAAGGCCATATCCATACCCGGATCATGGCTTATGCGGCCAAGTATGCGTCAGCATTTTACGGTCCTTTCCGTGACGCGGTCGGCTCGGCGGCCAATCTAGGCAAGGGTAACAAGATGACGTACCAAATGGACCCGGCCAATGGCGACGAAGCACTGCGCGAGGTCCAGTTGGACATCGAGGAAGGCGCGGACATGGTCATGGTCAAGCCTGGCATGCCGTACCTGGACATCGTATATCGGGTGAAAGAGGCCTTTCACTTTCCAACCTATGCGTATCAGGTCAGCGGCGAGTACGCGATGCTGAAGGCCGCCGCACAAAACGGCTGGCTGGATCACGACAAGGTCGTTATGGAGTCGTTGCTGGCATTCAAGCGGGCTGGCGCGGATGGTGTGCTGACCTATTTTGCACTGGATGCGGCCCGTATCCTGCGGGAACAGCGTTGCTGA
- the yihA gene encoding ribosome biogenesis GTP-binding protein YihA/YsxC: MPLLHQSRFFTTVNHLRDLPATIQPEVAFAGRSNAGKSTAINVLCNQKRLAFASKTPGRTQHINYFAIGPADAPVAHLVDLPGYGYAEVPGAAKAHWEALLSTYLTTRPQIRGLILMMDSRRPFTELDRRMVEWFGATARPIHVLLTKCDKLTRQESTNALRAAQKAATAYQAAGLRSEITIQLFSALKRIGLDQAHTQLEHWLAPDAASQADAQSDPNAGE; encoded by the coding sequence ATGCCCTTGTTACATCAGTCCCGTTTTTTTACAACCGTCAACCATCTGCGCGACCTGCCCGCGACGATACAGCCGGAAGTGGCATTCGCCGGCCGCTCCAACGCCGGCAAGTCCACGGCGATCAATGTGTTGTGCAACCAAAAGCGGCTTGCGTTCGCGAGCAAGACGCCCGGGCGCACCCAGCATATCAATTACTTTGCAATCGGGCCGGCGGATGCGCCCGTTGCGCATCTGGTAGATCTGCCCGGGTACGGATACGCCGAAGTGCCTGGCGCCGCGAAGGCGCATTGGGAGGCGTTACTGAGCACCTACCTGACGACGCGGCCGCAGATCCGCGGCCTGATCCTCATGATGGATTCACGGCGGCCATTCACGGAACTGGACCGACGCATGGTCGAGTGGTTCGGCGCGACCGCGCGGCCGATCCACGTGCTGCTGACCAAATGCGACAAATTGACGCGCCAGGAAAGCACGAATGCCCTGCGTGCCGCGCAAAAAGCCGCCACCGCTTACCAGGCTGCCGGTCTGCGCAGCGAGATCACGATACAGCTGTTCTCGGCTCTCAAGCGCATCGGCCTAGACCAGGCTCACACACAGCTGGAGCACTGGTTGGCACCTGACGCCGCCTCACAAGCGGATGCGCAGTCCGACCCCAATGCGGGCGAATAG
- a CDS encoding c-type cytochrome — translation MNRLSKSVVVLQMLAGIGAVSGWTGLAGAADAPAKPDLNRGQAIAAQVCATCHGTDGNSVGGAFPKLAGQHADYTVKQLINFKTQPGAKQPERQNDVMAPFAAALSDQDTANVAAYFASQQQTLGFARDNALVAVGQRIWRGGIPEKGVPACAGCHGPAGAGIPAQYPRLAGQWSDYTIAQLRAFAQGTRNNNVPMSQIAARLSDHEIKAVADYISGLR, via the coding sequence ATGAACCGATTGAGCAAGTCTGTGGTCGTGCTTCAAATGTTGGCAGGAATCGGTGCGGTGTCGGGATGGACGGGGTTGGCAGGCGCGGCGGATGCGCCGGCAAAGCCGGACCTCAATCGGGGACAAGCCATTGCCGCCCAGGTGTGTGCGACGTGTCATGGCACGGACGGCAACAGCGTGGGTGGGGCATTCCCGAAGCTTGCCGGACAGCACGCGGACTACACCGTTAAGCAATTGATCAATTTTAAGACGCAGCCGGGGGCGAAGCAACCGGAGCGCCAGAACGACGTGATGGCCCCTTTTGCCGCTGCGCTGTCGGACCAGGACACAGCGAACGTGGCGGCCTATTTCGCGTCGCAGCAGCAAACGCTCGGTTTCGCGCGCGACAACGCGCTGGTGGCGGTGGGCCAGCGAATCTGGCGCGGCGGCATCCCAGAAAAGGGCGTGCCGGCGTGTGCGGGTTGTCATGGACCCGCCGGCGCCGGGATCCCGGCGCAGTATCCGCGCCTGGCCGGGCAGTGGAGCGACTACACGATCGCGCAATTGAGGGCGTTCGCGCAAGGCACGCGCAACAACAACGTGCCGATGAGCCAGATCGCGGCGCGGCTCAGCGATCATGAGATCAAGGCGGTGGCCGACTACATCAGCGGCTTGCGGTAA
- a CDS encoding cytochrome c biogenesis protein ResB — protein sequence MSVSTSGVQIRTGHRIVRDAIELLSSMRFAISLLVILAIASVIGTVLTQEDPYPNYVNQFGPFWADIFRALRLYTMYSAWWFLLILAFLIVSISLCVIRNAPKMIADMKSWKERVREGSLRAFHHNAEYVATMDREQAAQTLGALVRRLGYQMRTVPCDEPDGVATLITAKRGAFNKLGYIFAHLAIVVICLGGLLDSNLPIKLQMWLFNKTPVQSNQVISQIGAEHRLSASNPTFRGYAWVPEGQHVSTAILNQQNGSLIQDLPFSIELNKFIVDYYSTGMPKLFASDIVVVDHDSGKRIPARVEVNKPFVYNGVAIYQSSFQDGGSTMRMIAYPMTGTGSQPVPLDGTIGESMPLGSLGQDDTVEFTDFRAINVENVSNGAGQKDARGVSHQSLKQAFDERLGSGAKTSKPVELRNVGPSVQFKIRDKNGQAHEYNNYMLPVLIDGQRLFLAGMRSRPDDPFRYLRIPADNAGSVNEWMRLRAALADPIVRDEAARRFAVRSMPSAGSSELQSHLCDSAARVLNLFAGGARTDGMPAGTSQSGGFQAVAEFIDHSVPSAEQQKAAELLLRMLEGAIWEVWQIARERAGEPPAPPDADNMRFMQSAMNALSDSFFYGAPVYLQLDSFEQVQASVFQLTRAPGKSLVYLGSILLVLGIFAMFYVRERRLWIWLKPEGPHGGTRVLMAMSTARRTLDFASEYARVRDALGAALGVRPLDAGPSHVATSHADTHSFDAGDDAPSSQTGDTSAPTLRSPQK from the coding sequence TTGAGTGTTTCAACGTCGGGCGTGCAGATTCGTACCGGACATCGAATCGTGCGCGACGCGATCGAGCTACTCAGCTCGATGCGCTTTGCGATCAGCCTGCTGGTCATTCTTGCGATCGCGAGCGTCATCGGCACGGTACTGACGCAGGAAGACCCCTACCCGAACTACGTTAACCAGTTCGGTCCGTTCTGGGCCGACATCTTCCGCGCGCTCAGGTTGTACACGATGTACAGCGCGTGGTGGTTCCTGCTAATTCTTGCGTTTCTGATCGTGTCGATCTCGCTGTGCGTGATCCGCAATGCGCCGAAGATGATCGCCGACATGAAAAGCTGGAAGGAGCGCGTGCGCGAGGGCAGCTTGCGCGCATTCCACCACAACGCGGAGTATGTGGCAACGATGGACCGGGAGCAGGCGGCGCAGACGCTCGGCGCGCTCGTGCGCCGGCTCGGCTATCAGATGCGGACCGTGCCGTGCGACGAACCAGACGGGGTGGCGACGCTGATCACCGCCAAGCGTGGCGCATTCAATAAGCTCGGCTATATCTTTGCCCATCTGGCGATCGTCGTGATTTGCCTCGGCGGGCTGCTTGACAGCAACCTACCGATCAAGCTGCAAATGTGGCTATTCAACAAGACCCCTGTGCAGTCCAACCAGGTGATCAGCCAGATTGGCGCGGAGCACCGGTTGTCGGCGTCCAATCCAACCTTTCGGGGCTATGCCTGGGTGCCGGAAGGCCAGCATGTGTCCACGGCAATACTGAACCAGCAGAATGGTTCCCTGATTCAGGATTTGCCATTCTCGATCGAGTTGAATAAGTTTATCGTCGATTATTACTCGACCGGCATGCCCAAGTTGTTCGCCAGCGACATCGTCGTGGTCGACCATGACAGCGGCAAGCGCATCCCGGCGCGTGTCGAAGTCAACAAGCCGTTCGTCTACAACGGCGTGGCTATCTACCAATCCAGTTTTCAGGATGGGGGCTCGACGATGCGCATGATCGCTTACCCGATGACCGGCACTGGCAGCCAGCCCGTGCCGCTTGACGGTACGATCGGCGAATCGATGCCGCTGGGATCGCTCGGGCAGGACGACACCGTCGAGTTCACGGATTTTCGTGCCATCAATGTCGAGAATGTTTCGAACGGCGCCGGGCAGAAGGATGCGCGCGGCGTATCGCATCAATCGCTCAAACAGGCGTTTGACGAACGGTTGGGATCGGGCGCGAAGACCTCGAAACCGGTCGAGCTGCGCAATGTCGGTCCGTCCGTGCAGTTCAAGATTCGCGACAAGAACGGGCAGGCGCATGAATATAATAATTACATGCTGCCGGTGCTGATCGATGGCCAGCGCTTGTTTCTGGCAGGCATGCGCAGTCGTCCCGATGATCCGTTTCGCTACTTGCGCATTCCGGCGGACAACGCCGGCTCCGTCAATGAGTGGATGCGGCTGCGCGCAGCGCTGGCGGATCCCATCGTGCGCGACGAGGCGGCGCGCCGATTCGCCGTACGGTCGATGCCGTCGGCCGGCAGTAGCGAATTGCAGAGCCATTTGTGCGACAGCGCCGCGCGCGTGCTGAACCTGTTCGCCGGCGGCGCACGCACCGATGGCATGCCCGCCGGCACGTCCCAGAGCGGCGGATTCCAGGCCGTGGCCGAGTTCATTGACCATTCGGTGCCGAGCGCGGAGCAGCAAAAAGCAGCCGAGTTGCTGTTGCGGATGCTCGAAGGAGCGATCTGGGAAGTGTGGCAGATCGCACGGGAGCGCGCCGGGGAGCCGCCCGCGCCGCCCGACGCCGATAACATGCGCTTCATGCAAAGCGCCATGAATGCGTTGTCGGACAGTTTTTTCTACGGTGCGCCCGTGTACCTGCAACTTGACTCCTTCGAGCAGGTGCAGGCGTCGGTGTTTCAGCTGACCCGCGCGCCCGGCAAGTCTCTCGTGTATCTTGGCAGCATCCTGCTCGTGCTGGGCATCTTTGCGATGTTCTACGTGCGCGAACGCCGCCTGTGGATCTGGCTCAAGCCCGAGGGACCGCACGGCGGCACCCGCGTCCTGATGGCCATGTCCACGGCCCGCAGAACGCTCGATTTTGCTAGCGAATACGCGCGCGTGCGCGACGCACTGGGCGCGGCGCTGGGTGTACGGCCGCTCGATGCCGGCCCGTCGCATGTTGCCACGTCCCATGCCGATACGCATTCGTTTGATGCCGGCGACGACGCACCGTCGTCGCAAACGGGTGACACGTCGGCACCAACCTTGCGATCCCCGCAAAAGTGA
- the ccsB gene encoding c-type cytochrome biogenesis protein CcsB — protein MDLTHSSSRPARASALDTASCPPCAAQATASVEGPRAGRPDFDTRALLRRLTLLDGLFALLVIVGAGFALSHYHAYMNGYDVGVLCGTVPALIVLGWRWKPVRWLALGIAVLALSGVVLYRGDLARSESTFFLKYLLSSQSAILWMSALFVIATVFYWIGTLTRSASGGAIGSKLTWAAVLMGFVGMMVRWYESYLISPDVGHIPISNLYEVFVLFCLITALFYLYYESHYRTRALGAFVLLVISAAVGFLMWYSISRDAQHIQPLVPALQSWWMKIHVPANFIGYGSFALSAMVSVAYLLKQRGMLDDRLPSLALLDDMMYKSIAVGFAFFTIATILGALWAAEAWGGYWSWDPKETWALIVWLNYAAWLHMRLMKGLRGAPAAWWALTGLLVTTFAFLGVNLFLSGLHSYGQL, from the coding sequence ATGGATTTGACTCATTCGTCTTCCCGGCCCGCCCGGGCCTCAGCGTTGGATACGGCGTCATGCCCGCCGTGCGCCGCCCAAGCCACTGCGTCGGTTGAGGGGCCGCGGGCCGGGCGACCAGACTTCGATACCCGTGCGCTGCTGCGCCGCCTGACGCTGCTTGACGGGTTGTTCGCGTTGCTGGTGATCGTGGGCGCGGGCTTTGCGCTGTCGCACTATCACGCATACATGAACGGGTATGACGTCGGCGTGTTGTGCGGGACCGTGCCGGCGTTGATTGTGCTGGGCTGGCGCTGGAAACCGGTTCGATGGCTGGCGCTGGGCATCGCGGTGCTGGCACTGTCCGGCGTGGTGCTGTATCGCGGCGACCTGGCACGGTCCGAGTCGACGTTTTTCCTGAAGTACCTGCTGTCGAGCCAGTCGGCGATCCTATGGATGAGCGCGCTGTTTGTCATCGCGACCGTGTTCTACTGGATCGGCACGCTGACGCGCTCGGCCTCGGGCGGCGCGATCGGCTCGAAGCTGACGTGGGCGGCGGTATTGATGGGATTCGTGGGGATGATGGTGCGCTGGTACGAGTCGTACTTAATCAGCCCGGATGTCGGCCACATTCCGATTTCGAACCTGTATGAAGTGTTCGTGCTGTTCTGCCTGATCACTGCGCTGTTTTATCTTTATTACGAATCGCATTACCGTACGCGGGCGTTGGGTGCATTCGTGCTGCTAGTGATCAGCGCGGCCGTCGGATTTCTAATGTGGTACTCAATATCACGCGACGCGCAACACATTCAGCCGCTCGTGCCAGCGTTGCAGAGTTGGTGGATGAAGATCCATGTGCCGGCCAATTTCATCGGCTATGGCAGCTTCGCGTTGTCGGCAATGGTATCGGTGGCTTATCTGCTCAAGCAGCGCGGCATGCTGGACGATCGACTGCCTTCGCTCGCATTGCTGGACGACATGATGTATAAGTCGATCGCGGTCGGCTTCGCTTTCTTCACGATCGCGACCATCCTTGGTGCGTTGTGGGCTGCCGAGGCTTGGGGGGGCTATTGGAGTTGGGATCCGAAGGAAACTTGGGCGTTGATCGTCTGGTTAAATTACGCGGCCTGGCTGCACATGCGGCTGATGAAAGGGTTGCGTGGCGCGCCAGCAGCATGGTGGGCGTTGACCGGTTTGCTCGTGACGACTTTTGCGTTCCTCGGCGTCAATCTGTTTCTGTCCGGCTTGCACAGCTACGGCCAACTCTAG
- the lysA gene encoding diaminopimelate decarboxylase: MVNAFAYVDAQLHVERVPAGQLAEQYGTPLYVYSRAALTDAYQAYAGACTGRRAKVHYAVKANSNLAVLNVFARLGAGFDIVSGGELARVLAAGGKPHDVVFSGVGKNAADMRMALEAGVRCFNVESLAELARLNQIAGESGRIAPISLRVNPDVDAKTHPYISTGLKANKFGVAFDDARAAYRTALGMKHVRIAGIDCHIGSQITEISPYLDAIDKVLELVAQVEADGAPIDHIDVGGGLGIRYDDETPPNIGTFVKTILDHFDRRGHGHREIWFEPGRSLVGNAGILLTRVEYLKPGAVKHFAIVDAAMNDLARPAMYDAYHAIDAVAPRDGRPPVTYDIVGPVCESGDWLARDRSLALEPGDLLAIRSTGAYGFVMSSNYNTRPRAAELLVDGEQVHVARRRETLAQLMDGESVLPD; the protein is encoded by the coding sequence ATGGTCAATGCCTTCGCCTACGTCGATGCTCAACTGCACGTTGAACGCGTACCCGCCGGCCAGCTCGCCGAACAATACGGCACGCCGCTCTACGTCTATTCGCGTGCTGCGCTGACCGACGCCTACCAGGCCTATGCGGGTGCGTGCACCGGCCGCCGCGCCAAGGTCCATTACGCGGTCAAGGCCAACAGCAACCTTGCCGTGCTGAATGTGTTCGCCCGCCTGGGCGCCGGATTCGATATCGTCTCCGGCGGCGAACTCGCGCGGGTGCTCGCCGCTGGCGGCAAGCCGCACGACGTGGTGTTTTCCGGCGTCGGCAAGAATGCAGCCGACATGCGCATGGCGTTGGAGGCGGGCGTGCGGTGCTTCAACGTCGAGTCGCTGGCCGAATTGGCGCGGCTGAACCAGATCGCCGGGGAATCAGGCCGAATCGCACCGATTTCGCTGCGTGTGAACCCCGATGTCGATGCGAAGACTCATCCGTATATTTCGACGGGTCTGAAGGCGAACAAGTTCGGCGTCGCCTTCGACGATGCGCGTGCGGCGTATCGCACGGCGCTGGGCATGAAGCATGTGCGCATTGCGGGCATCGACTGCCATATCGGCTCGCAAATCACCGAGATTTCCCCCTACCTTGATGCCATCGACAAGGTACTCGAGTTAGTCGCGCAAGTCGAAGCAGACGGCGCGCCAATCGACCATATCGACGTCGGCGGCGGCCTGGGCATTCGCTACGATGACGAAACGCCACCGAACATCGGCACATTCGTGAAAACAATACTGGACCACTTCGATCGGCGTGGACATGGCCATCGTGAAATCTGGTTCGAGCCTGGCCGTTCGCTAGTCGGCAATGCGGGAATCTTGTTGACCCGCGTCGAATACTTAAAGCCGGGAGCGGTCAAGCATTTCGCGATCGTCGATGCGGCGATGAACGACCTCGCCCGCCCCGCCATGTACGACGCGTATCACGCGATCGATGCGGTCGCGCCGCGCGATGGCCGGCCGCCGGTGACCTACGACATCGTCGGCCCGGTATGCGAGAGTGGCGACTGGTTGGCTCGCGATCGGTCACTCGCGCTGGAGCCCGGCGACCTGCTTGCGATACGGTCAACTGGTGCGTACGGATTCGTGATGAGCTCGAACTACAACACCCGTCCCCGGGCCGCCGAGTTGCTTGTGGACGGCGAGCAGGTGCACGTGGCCCGCCGACGCGAAACGCTCGCGCAGTTGATGGACGGCGAATCGGTGCTACCCGACTGA
- the lptM gene encoding LPS translocon maturation chaperone LptM: protein MRVVSGLSGIVAGPRARAGAVSYGIVAWGIAVLAGCGQRGPLYLPSVPPLPERPAFIAQPASTTAASSASSAMGTSATPSLDDPSQRGLRIAPNLSVPRSASGTAQPAR, encoded by the coding sequence ATGCGTGTCGTTTCAGGGTTGTCGGGCATTGTAGCGGGTCCGCGCGCACGTGCCGGCGCGGTGTCGTATGGTATCGTGGCCTGGGGAATCGCCGTGCTCGCGGGCTGTGGACAGCGTGGCCCGTTGTACTTACCCAGTGTGCCGCCGCTGCCTGAACGGCCGGCCTTCATCGCACAACCGGCGTCCACCACCGCTGCATCGTCGGCCAGCAGCGCCATGGGCACATCCGCGACGCCATCCCTCGACGACCCATCGCAGCGCGGCCTTCGGATCGCGCCAAACCTGTCCGTTCCGCGCTCTGCCTCCGGTACGGCCCAACCTGCCCGCTGA
- the cyaY gene encoding iron donor protein CyaY codes for MTDTEYLELAEQTLNAVQTALEDAADEAGIDVECERSANVLTLEFDDASKIIVNLQPPMQEIWIAAKSGGYHFKYVDGAWRDTRTSTEFFATLSAAVSQHAGQPVTLARAS; via the coding sequence ATGACCGATACCGAATACCTGGAGCTGGCCGAACAGACGCTCAACGCCGTGCAAACGGCACTCGAGGACGCGGCCGATGAGGCGGGCATCGACGTTGAATGCGAGCGCAGCGCAAACGTGCTGACGCTCGAATTCGACGACGCCTCGAAGATCATTGTGAACCTGCAGCCACCGATGCAGGAAATTTGGATCGCAGCGAAGTCCGGTGGGTATCACTTCAAGTATGTCGACGGCGCGTGGCGCGATACCCGCACGTCAACCGAGTTTTTTGCGACGTTGTCCGCCGCGGTGTCGCAGCATGCGGGCCAGCCGGTCACGCTAGCGCGCGCGTCGTGA